One genomic segment of Oncorhynchus keta strain PuntledgeMale-10-30-2019 unplaced genomic scaffold, Oket_V2 Un_contig_4700_pilon_pilon, whole genome shotgun sequence includes these proteins:
- the LOC127924884 gene encoding putative proline-rich protein 21 isoform X3 translates to MNYTGNNRQSEANPDLLIYGVMYGSVHPDLLIYGVMYGSVHPDLLIYGVMYGSVHPDLLIYGVKYGSVHPDLLIYGVMYGSVHPDLLIYGVMYGSVHPDLLIYGVMYGSVHPDILIYGVMYGSVHPDLLIYGVMYGSVHPDLLIYGVMYGSVHPEYRDIYEVMYGSAHPEYRDIYGVMYGSVHPEYRDIYEVMYGSAHSEYRDIYGVMYGSVHSEYRDIYGVMYGSVHPDLLIYGVMYGSVHPDLLIYGVMYGSVHPDLLIYGVKYGSVHPDLLIYGVMYGSVHPDLLIYGVMYGSVHPDLLIYGVMYGSVHPDLLIYGVMYGSVHPDRLIYGVMYGSVHPEYRDIYEVMYGSAHPEYRDIYGVMYGSVHPEYRDIYEVMYGSAHPDLLIYGVMYGSAHPEYRDIHGVMYGSVHPEYRDIYGVMYGSVHPEYRDIYEVMYGSAHPEYRDIYEVMYGSVHPEYRDIYEVMYGSAHLEYRDIYGVMYGSAHPE, encoded by the exons ATGAACTATACAGGAAACAATAGACAATCTGAGGCCAACCCTGATCTACTCATCTATggggtaatgtatggctctgttCACCCTGATCTACTCATCTATggggtaatgtatggctctgttCACCCTGATCTACTCATCTATggggtaatgtatggctctgttCACCCTGATCTACTCATCTATGGGGTAAAGTATGGCTCTGTTCACCCTGATCTACTCATCTATggggtaatgtatggctctgttCACCCTGATCTACTCATCTATggggtaatgtatggctctgttCACCCTGATCTACTCATCTATggggtaatgtatggctctgttCACCCTGATATACTCATCTATggggtaatgtatggctctgttCACCCTGATCTACTCATCTATGGGGTCATGTATGGCTCTGTTCACCCTGATCTACTCATCTATggggtaatgtatggctctgttcaccctgaatatagggatatctatgaggtaatgtatggctctgctcaccctgaatatagggatatatatggggtaatgtatggctctgttCACCCTGAATATAGGGATATCTATGAGGTAATGTATGGCTCTGCTCACTCTGAATATAGGGATATATATggggtaatgtatggctctgttcactctgaatatagggatatctatggggtaatgtatggctctgttCACCCTGATCTACTCATCTATggggtaatgtatggctctgttCACCCTGATCTACTCATCTATggggtaatgtatggctctgttCACCCTGATCTACTCATCTATGGGGTAAAGTATGGCTCTGTTCACCCTGATCTACTCATCTATggggtaatgtatggctctgttCACCCTGATCTACTCATCTATggggtaatgtatggctctgttCACCCTGATCTACTCATCTATggggtaatgtatggctctgttCACCCTGATCTACTCATCTATggggtaatgtatggctctgttCACCCTGATCGACTCATCTATggggtaatgtatggctctgttcaccctgaatatagggatatctatgaggtaatgtatggctctgctcaccctgaatatagggatatatatggggtaatgtatggctctgttcaccctgaatatagggatatctatgag GTAATGTATGGCTCTGCTCACCCTGATCTACTCATCTATggggtaatgtatggctctgctcaccctgaatatagggatatccatggggtaatgtatggctctgttcaccctgaatatagggatatctatggggtaatgtatggctctgttcaccctgaatatagggatatctatgaggtaatgtatggctctgctcaccctgaatatagggatatctatgaggtaatgtatggctctgttCACCCTGAATATAGGGATATCTATGAGGTAATGTATGGCTCTGCTCACCTTGAATATAGGGATATCTATggggtaatgtatggctctgCTCACCCTGAATAA
- the LOC127924884 gene encoding uncharacterized protein LOC127924884 isoform X2: MNYTGNNRQSEANPDLLIYGVMYGSVHPDLLIYGVMYGSVHPDLLIYGVMYGSVHPDLLIYGVKYGSVHPDLLIYGVMYGSVHPDLLIYGVMYGSVHPDLLIYGVMYGSVHPDILIYGVMYGSVHPDLLIYGVMYGSVHPDLLIYGVMYGSVHPEYRDIYEVMYGSAHPEYRDIYGVMYGSVHPEYRDIYEVMYGSAHSEYRDIYGVMYGSVHSEYRDIYGVMYGSVHPDLLIYGVMYGSVHPDLLIYGVMYGSVHPDLLIYGVKYGSVHPDLLIYGVMYGSVHPDLLIYGVMYGSVHPDLLIYGVMYGSVHPDLLIYGVMYGSVHPDRLIYGVMYGSVHPEYRDIYEVMYGSAHPEYRDIYGVMYGSVHPEYRDIYEVMYGSAHSEYRDIYGVMYGSVHPDLLIYGVMYGSVHPDLLIYGVMYGSVHPDLLIYGVMYGSVHPDLLIYGVMYGSVHPDILIYGVMYGSVHPDLLIYGVMYGSVHPDRLIYGVMYGSVHPEYRDIYEVMYGSAHPEYRDIYGVMYGSVHPEYRDIYEVMYGSAHPDLLIYGVMYGSAHPEYRDIHGVMYGSVHPEYRDIYGVMYGSVHPEYRDIYEVMYGSAHPEYRDIYEVMYGSVHPEYRDIYEVMYGSAHLEYRDIYGVMYGSAHPE, translated from the exons ATGAACTATACAGGAAACAATAGACAATCTGAGGCCAACCCTGATCTACTCATCTATggggtaatgtatggctctgttCACCCTGATCTACTCATCTATggggtaatgtatggctctgttCACCCTGATCTACTCATCTATggggtaatgtatggctctgttCACCCTGATCTACTCATCTATGGGGTAAAGTATGGCTCTGTTCACCCTGATCTACTCATCTATggggtaatgtatggctctgttCACCCTGATCTACTCATCTATggggtaatgtatggctctgttCACCCTGATCTACTCATCTATggggtaatgtatggctctgttCACCCTGATATACTCATCTATggggtaatgtatggctctgttCACCCTGATCTACTCATCTATGGGGTCATGTATGGCTCTGTTCACCCTGATCTACTCATCTATggggtaatgtatggctctgttcaccctgaatatagggatatctatgaggtaatgtatggctctgctcaccctgaatatagggatatatatggggtaatgtatggctctgttCACCCTGAATATAGGGATATCTATGAGGTAATGTATGGCTCTGCTCACTCTGAATATAGGGATATATATggggtaatgtatggctctgttcactctgaatatagggatatctatggggtaatgtatggctctgttCACCCTGATCTACTCATCTATggggtaatgtatggctctgttCACCCTGATCTACTCATCTATggggtaatgtatggctctgttCACCCTGATCTACTCATCTATGGGGTAAAGTATGGCTCTGTTCACCCTGATCTACTCATCTATggggtaatgtatggctctgttCACCCTGATCTACTCATCTATggggtaatgtatggctctgttCACCCTGATCTACTCATCTATggggtaatgtatggctctgttCACCCTGATCTACTCATCTATggggtaatgtatggctctgttCACCCTGATCGACTCATCTATggggtaatgtatggctctgttcaccctgaatatagggatatctatgaggtaatgtatggctctgctcaccctgaatatagggatatatatggggtaatgtatggctctgttcaccctgaatatagggatatctatgaggtaatgtatggctctgctcactctgaatatagggatatctatggggtaatgtatggctctgttCACCCTGATCTACTCATCTATggggtaatgtatggctctgttCACCCTGATCTACTCATCTATggggtaatgtatggctctgttCACCCTGATCTACTCATCTATggggtaatgtatggctctgttCACCCTGATCTACTCATCTATggggtaatgtatggctctgttCACCCTGATATACTCATCTATggggtaatgtatggctctgttCACCCTGATCTACTCATCTATggggtaatgtatggctctgttCACCCTGATCGACTCATCTATggggtaatgtatggctctgttcaccctgaatatagggatatctatgaggtaatgtatggctctgctcaccctgaatatagggatatatatggggtaatgtatggctctgttcaccctgaatatagggatatctatgag GTAATGTATGGCTCTGCTCACCCTGATCTACTCATCTATggggtaatgtatggctctgctcaccctgaatatagggatatccatggggtaatgtatggctctgttcaccctgaatatagggatatctatggggtaatgtatggctctgttcaccctgaatatagggatatctatgaggtaatgtatggctctgctcaccctgaatatagggatatctatgaggtaatgtatggctctgttCACCCTGAATATAGGGATATCTATGAGGTAATGTATGGCTCTGCTCACCTTGAATATAGGGATATCTATggggtaatgtatggctctgCTCACCCTGAATAA
- the LOC127924884 gene encoding uncharacterized protein LOC127924884 isoform X1 — protein MNYTGNNRQSEANPDLLIYGVMYGSVHPDLLIYGVMYGSVHPDLLIYGVMYGSVHPDLLIYGVKYGSVHPDLLIYGVMYGSVHPDLLIYGVMYGSVHPDLLIYGVMYGSVHPDILIYGVMYGSVHPDLLIYGVMYGSVHPDLLIYGVMYGSVHPEYRDIYEVMYGSAHPEYRDIYGVMYGSVHPEYRDIYEVMYGSAHSEYRDIYGVMYGSVHSEYRDIYGVMYGSVHPDLLIYGVMYGSVHPDLLIYGVMYGSVHPDLLIYGVKYGSVHPDLLIYGVMYGSVHPDLLIYGVMYGSVHPDLLIYGVMYGSVHPDLLIYGVMYGSVHPDRLIYGVMYGSVHPEYRDIYEVMYGSAHPEYRDIYGVMYGSVHPEYRDIYEVMYGSAHSEYRDIYGVMYGSVHPDLLIYGVMYGSVHPDLLIYGVMYGSVHPDLLIYGVMYGSVHPDLLIYGVMYGSVHPDILIYGVMYGSVHPDLLIYGVMYGSVHPDRLIYGVMYGSVHPEYRDIYEVMYGSAHPEYRDIYGVMYGSVHPEYRDIYEVMYGSAHSEYRDIYGVMYGSVHPDLLIYGVMYGSVHPDLLIYGVMYGSAHPEYRDIHGVMYGSAHPEYRNIYEVMYGSAHPDLLIYGVMYGSAHPEYRDIHGVMYGSVHPEYRDIYGVMYGSVHPEYRDIYEVMYGSAHPEYRDIYEVMYGSVHPEYRDIYEVMYGSAHLEYRDIYGVMYGSAHPE, from the coding sequence ATGAACTATACAGGAAACAATAGACAATCTGAGGCCAACCCTGATCTACTCATCTATggggtaatgtatggctctgttCACCCTGATCTACTCATCTATggggtaatgtatggctctgttCACCCTGATCTACTCATCTATggggtaatgtatggctctgttCACCCTGATCTACTCATCTATGGGGTAAAGTATGGCTCTGTTCACCCTGATCTACTCATCTATggggtaatgtatggctctgttCACCCTGATCTACTCATCTATggggtaatgtatggctctgttCACCCTGATCTACTCATCTATggggtaatgtatggctctgttCACCCTGATATACTCATCTATggggtaatgtatggctctgttCACCCTGATCTACTCATCTATGGGGTCATGTATGGCTCTGTTCACCCTGATCTACTCATCTATggggtaatgtatggctctgttcaccctgaatatagggatatctatgaggtaatgtatggctctgctcaccctgaatatagggatatatatggggtaatgtatggctctgttCACCCTGAATATAGGGATATCTATGAGGTAATGTATGGCTCTGCTCACTCTGAATATAGGGATATATATggggtaatgtatggctctgttcactctgaatatagggatatctatggggtaatgtatggctctgttCACCCTGATCTACTCATCTATggggtaatgtatggctctgttCACCCTGATCTACTCATCTATggggtaatgtatggctctgttCACCCTGATCTACTCATCTATGGGGTAAAGTATGGCTCTGTTCACCCTGATCTACTCATCTATggggtaatgtatggctctgttCACCCTGATCTACTCATCTATggggtaatgtatggctctgttCACCCTGATCTACTCATCTATggggtaatgtatggctctgttCACCCTGATCTACTCATCTATggggtaatgtatggctctgttCACCCTGATCGACTCATCTATggggtaatgtatggctctgttcaccctgaatatagggatatctatgaggtaatgtatggctctgctcaccctgaatatagggatatatatggggtaatgtatggctctgttcaccctgaatatagggatatctatgaggtaatgtatggctctgctcactctgaatatagggatatctatggggtaatgtatggctctgttCACCCTGATCTACTCATCTATggggtaatgtatggctctgttCACCCTGATCTACTCATCTATggggtaatgtatggctctgttCACCCTGATCTACTCATCTATggggtaatgtatggctctgttCACCCTGATCTACTCATCTATggggtaatgtatggctctgttCACCCTGATATACTCATCTATggggtaatgtatggctctgttCACCCTGATCTACTCATCTATggggtaatgtatggctctgttCACCCTGATCGACTCATCTATggggtaatgtatggctctgttcaccctgaatatagggatatctatgaggtaatgtatggctctgctcaccctgaatatagggatatatatggggtaatgtatggctctgttcaccctgaatatagggatatctatgaggtaatgtatggctctgctcactctgaatatagggatatctatggggtaatgtatggctctgttCACCCTGATCTACTCATCTATggggtaatgtatggctctgttCACCCTGATCTACTCATCTATggggtaatgtatggctctgctcaccctgaatatagggatatccatggggtaatgtatggctctgCTCACCCTGAATATAGGAATATCTATGAGGTAATGTATGGCTCTGCTCACCCTGATCTACTCATCTATggggtaatgtatggctctgctcaccctgaatatagggatatccatggggtaatgtatggctctgttcaccctgaatatagggatatctatggggtaatgtatggctctgttcaccctgaatatagggatatctatgaggtaatgtatggctctgctcaccctgaatatagggatatctatgaggtaatgtatggctctgttCACCCTGAATATAGGGATATCTATGAGGTAATGTATGGCTCTGCTCACCTTGAATATAGGGATATCTATggggtaatgtatggctctgCTCACCCTGAATAA
- the LOC127924884 gene encoding uncharacterized protein LOC127924884 isoform X5, which translates to MYGSVHTEYRDIYEVMHGCAHPEYRDIYEVMYGSEYRDIYEVMYGSAHPEYRDIYGVMYGSVHPEYRDIYEVMYGSAHPEYRDIYEVMYGSEYRDIYGVMYGSVHPDLLIYGVMYGSVHPEYRDIYEVMYGSAHPDLLIYGVMYGSAHPEYRDIHGVMYGSVHPEYRDIYEVMHGCAHPEYRDIYEVMYGSEYRDIYEVMYGSVHPEYRDIYEVMYGSAHPEYRDIYGAMYGSVHTEYRDIYEVMYGSEYRDIYEVMYGSVHPEYRDIYEVMYGSAHPEYRDIYGVMYGSVHTEYRDIYEVMYGSEYRDIYEVMYGSVHTEYRDIYEVMYGSEYRDIYEVMYGSAHPEYRDIYEVMYGSEYRDIYGVMALLTLNIGISMG; encoded by the coding sequence atgtatggctctgttCACACTGAATATAGGGATATCTATGAGGTAATGCATGGCTGTGCTCACCCTGAATATAGGGATATCTATGAGGTAatgtatggctctgaatatagggatatctatgaggtaatgtatggctctgctcaccctgaatatagggatatctatggggtaatgtatggctctgttcaccctgaatatagggatatctatgaggtaatgtatggctctgctcaccctgaatatagggatatctatgaggtaatgtatggctctgaatatagggatatctatggggtaatgtatggctctgttCACCCTGATCTACTCATCTATggggtaatgtatggctctgttCACCCTGAATATAGGGATATCTATGAGGTAATGTATGGCTCTGCTCACCCTGATCTACTCATCTATggggtaatgtatggctctgctcaccctgaatatagggatatccatggggtaatgtatggctctgttCACCCTGAATATAGGGATATCTATGAGGTAATGCATGGCTGTGCTCACCCTGAATATAGGGATATCTATGAGGTAatgtatggctctgaatatagggatatctatgaggtaatgtatggctctgttCACCCTGAATATAGGGATATCTATGAGGTAATGTATGGCTCTGCTCACCCTGAATATAGGGATATCTATGGGGCAATGTATGGCTCTGTTCACACTGAATATAGGGATATCTATGAGGTAatgtatggctctgaatatagggatatctatgaggtaatgtatggctctgttcaccctgaatatagggatatctatgaggtaatgtatggctctgctcaccctgaatatagggatatctatggggtaatgtatggctctgttcacactgaatatagggatatctatgaggtaatgtatggctctgaatatagggatatctatgaggtaatgtatggctctgttcacactgaatatagggatatctatgaggtaatgtatggctctgaatatagggatatctatgaggtaatgtatggctctgctcaccctgaatatagggatatctatgaggtaatgtatggctctgaatatagggATATCTATGGGGTAATGGCTCTGCTCACCCTGAATATAGGGATATCTATGGGGTAA
- the LOC127924884 gene encoding uncharacterized protein LOC127924884 isoform X4 yields the protein MYGSVHTEYRDIYEVMHGCAHPEYRDIYEVMYGSEYRDIYEVMYGSAHPEYRDIYGVMYGSVHPEYRDIYEVMYGSAHPEYRDIYEVMYGSEYRDIYGVMYGSAHPEYRDIYGVMYGSAHPEYRDIYEVLHGSAHPEYRDIYGVMYGSVHPDLLIYGVMYGSVHPEYRDIYEVMYGSAHPDLLIYGVMYGSAHPEYRDIHGVMYGSVHPEYRDIYEVMHGCAHPEYRDIYEVMYGSEYRDIYEVMYGSVHPEYRDIYEVMYGSAHPEYRDIYGAMYGSVHTEYRDIYEVMYGSEYRDIYEVMYGSVHPEYRDIYEVMYGSAHPEYRDIYGVMYGSVHTEYRDIYEVMYGSEYRDIYEVMYGSVHTEYRDIYEVMYGSEYRDIYEVMYGSAHPEYRDIYEVMYGSEYRDIYGVMALLTLNIGISMG from the coding sequence atgtatggctctgttCACACTGAATATAGGGATATCTATGAGGTAATGCATGGCTGTGCTCACCCTGAATATAGGGATATCTATGAGGTAatgtatggctctgaatatagggatatctatgaggtaatgtatggctctgctcaccctgaatatagggatatctatggggtaatgtatggctctgttcaccctgaatatagggatatctatgaggtaatgtatggctctgctcaccctgaatatagggatatctatgaggtaatgtatggctctgaatatagggatatctatggggtaatgtatggctctgctcaccctgaatatagggatatctatggggtaatgtatggctctgCTCACCCTGAATATAGGGATATCTATGAGGTATTGCATGGCTCTGCTCACCCTGAATATAGGGATATCTATggggtaatgtatggctctgttCACCCTGATCTACTCATCTATggggtaatgtatggctctgttCACCCTGAATATAGGGATATCTATGAGGTAATGTATGGCTCTGCTCACCCTGATCTACTCATCTATggggtaatgtatggctctgctcaccctgaatatagggatatccatggggtaatgtatggctctgttCACCCTGAATATAGGGATATCTATGAGGTAATGCATGGCTGTGCTCACCCTGAATATAGGGATATCTATGAGGTAatgtatggctctgaatatagggatatctatgaggtaatgtatggctctgttCACCCTGAATATAGGGATATCTATGAGGTAATGTATGGCTCTGCTCACCCTGAATATAGGGATATCTATGGGGCAATGTATGGCTCTGTTCACACTGAATATAGGGATATCTATGAGGTAatgtatggctctgaatatagggatatctatgaggtaatgtatggctctgttcaccctgaatatagggatatctatgaggtaatgtatggctctgctcaccctgaatatagggatatctatggggtaatgtatggctctgttcacactgaatatagggatatctatgaggtaatgtatggctctgaatatagggatatctatgaggtaatgtatggctctgttcacactgaatatagggatatctatgaggtaatgtatggctctgaatatagggatatctatgaggtaatgtatggctctgctcaccctgaatatagggatatctatgaggtaatgtatggctctgaatatagggATATCTATGGGGTAATGGCTCTGCTCACCCTGAATATAGGGATATCTATGGGGTAA